From the Cupriavidus necator N-1 genome, one window contains:
- a CDS encoding (Fe-S)-binding protein, which yields MMDRQYPTGPAPAQAYLFATCLVDMFVPQAGLDAVRLLEREGLTVHFPRGQSCCGQPAYSSGNPDAARAVARAQLDLFSQPWPVIVPSGSCAGMMRHHWPQLFADDPVAGPKALELAGRIYELGEFLLHVLKLDFGDAAPAGQPQERIVLHTSCGARREMGTRQHGVALVDTLPGVTRVEHERESECCGFGGTFSLKHPDISGAMVRDKVASACATGCDRLVSADCGCLLNIGHTAAHDHAPLQVEHLATFLWRRTGGAA from the coding sequence ATGATGGATCGTCAGTACCCCACCGGCCCTGCCCCCGCGCAGGCCTACCTGTTTGCCACCTGCCTGGTCGACATGTTCGTGCCGCAGGCCGGCCTCGACGCCGTGCGGCTGCTTGAACGCGAAGGGCTCACCGTGCACTTCCCGCGCGGCCAGAGTTGCTGCGGCCAGCCCGCCTACAGCAGCGGCAACCCCGACGCGGCCCGTGCGGTGGCGCGCGCCCAGCTCGACCTGTTCAGCCAGCCCTGGCCGGTGATCGTGCCGTCGGGCTCGTGCGCGGGCATGATGCGCCACCACTGGCCGCAGCTCTTTGCCGACGATCCGGTGGCCGGCCCCAAGGCACTGGAACTGGCCGGACGCATCTATGAACTGGGCGAGTTCCTGCTCCATGTGCTGAAGCTGGATTTTGGCGATGCCGCACCGGCGGGCCAGCCGCAGGAGCGCATCGTGCTGCATACCTCGTGCGGCGCCCGTCGAGAAATGGGTACGCGCCAGCACGGCGTGGCCCTGGTCGACACGCTGCCGGGCGTGACCCGCGTGGAGCATGAACGCGAGTCAGAATGCTGCGGCTTTGGCGGCACCTTCTCGCTCAAGCATCCCGATATCTCCGGCGCCATGGTGCGCGACAAGGTGGCCTCGGCCTGCGCCACCGGCTGCGACCGGCTGGTCTCGGCCGACTGCGGCTGCCTGCTCAATATCGGCCATACCGCGGCGCATGACCACGCCCCGCTGCAGGTGGAGCACCTGGCCACCTTCCTGTGGCGCCGTACCGGAGGTGCCGCATGA
- a CDS encoding FadR/GntR family transcriptional regulator translates to MTAAAARHGRTRGRVESVMRRIETALLDGTWPPGTRLPAERVLAGQYEVARNTVREAIQRLAARGLLQSRRGAGVYATDQLRAGIASPWGQLVADHPALRDDILEFRRVLEGATAYFAALRADAADVKRIRALMAELERARAADDKQAEADADAQLHDAIAQASHNTMFLHLHTSVIGMLREHITINGTGLREQDDGASDLLLLQHRTLCDAICARRPEEARTAMQTHIDFVRSRVEQDGA, encoded by the coding sequence ATGACGGCAGCGGCAGCAAGGCACGGGCGCACCCGCGGACGCGTGGAGTCGGTCATGCGCCGGATCGAGACCGCGCTGCTCGACGGCACCTGGCCGCCCGGCACGCGGCTGCCGGCCGAGCGGGTGCTGGCCGGGCAATACGAGGTGGCGCGCAACACCGTGCGCGAGGCGATCCAGCGCCTGGCCGCGCGCGGCCTGCTGCAGAGCCGGCGCGGTGCCGGGGTCTACGCCACCGACCAGCTGCGCGCCGGCATTGCCTCGCCCTGGGGCCAGCTGGTGGCCGACCACCCCGCGCTGCGCGACGACATCCTGGAGTTCCGCCGCGTGCTGGAGGGCGCGACCGCGTATTTTGCGGCGCTGCGCGCGGATGCCGCTGACGTGAAACGGATCCGCGCCCTGATGGCCGAGCTGGAACGCGCGCGTGCCGCCGACGACAAGCAGGCAGAGGCCGATGCCGATGCGCAGTTGCATGACGCCATCGCCCAGGCCTCGCACAACACCATGTTCCTGCACCTGCATACCAGCGTGATCGGCATGCTGCGCGAGCACATCACCATCAACGGCACCGGCCTGCGCGAACAGGACGACGGCGCCTCAGACCTTCTGTTGCTGCAGCACCGCACGCTGTGCGATGCGATTTGCGCGCGCCGCCCGGAAGAGGCGCGCACCGCCATGCAGACCCATATCGACTTCGTGCGCAGCCGGGTGGAGCAGGACGGCGCCTGA
- a CDS encoding AI-2E family transporter produces MKDPDPTTTPRLLPAAWYSVGTVAYLLTALALWTVLHANLVAALLSGLLLYSLVDVLAPRLKRLNQRHDALAVAILSALILLALTLAGWLLVRFVSGEGNTLDGLLNHVADIIDRSRGQMPPWLSDALPNGVDELANTLIETLREHAAMAQKLGAEVLRTLVHILIGLVIGAMVALYRAVVRPNRRPLAAALVARARTLQQAFSQFIFAQIQISTINTVLTAIYLLLVLPLFGVHLPLTKTLLVITFVAGLLPVLGNLISNTAIVVASLSVSLPIAVASLVFLVVIHKLEYFLNARIIGARIQAAAWELLTVMLLMETLFGIPGVIAGPIFYAYLKRELAGAGLI; encoded by the coding sequence ATGAAAGACCCCGACCCGACCACCACCCCGCGCCTGCTGCCGGCCGCGTGGTACAGCGTCGGCACCGTCGCTTACCTGCTGACCGCCCTGGCGCTCTGGACCGTGCTCCACGCCAACCTGGTGGCGGCATTGCTGTCCGGGCTGCTGCTGTACTCGCTGGTGGACGTGCTGGCGCCGCGCCTGAAGCGCCTGAACCAGCGCCACGACGCCCTGGCCGTGGCCATCCTGTCGGCGCTGATCCTGCTGGCGCTGACGCTGGCGGGCTGGCTGCTGGTGCGCTTTGTCAGTGGCGAGGGCAATACCCTGGACGGGCTGCTCAACCATGTGGCCGACATCATCGACCGCTCGCGTGGGCAGATGCCGCCGTGGCTCAGCGATGCGCTGCCCAACGGCGTGGACGAGCTGGCCAACACGCTGATCGAGACGCTGCGCGAGCATGCCGCGATGGCGCAGAAGCTGGGTGCCGAGGTGCTGCGCACGCTGGTGCATATCCTGATCGGGCTGGTGATCGGCGCGATGGTGGCGCTGTACCGCGCGGTGGTGCGGCCCAACCGCCGGCCGCTGGCCGCGGCGCTGGTGGCGCGCGCACGCACGCTGCAGCAGGCGTTCTCGCAGTTCATCTTCGCGCAGATCCAGATCTCGACCATCAACACCGTGCTGACGGCGATCTACCTGCTGCTGGTGCTGCCGCTCTTTGGCGTGCACCTGCCGCTGACCAAGACGCTGCTGGTGATCACTTTCGTGGCCGGGCTGCTGCCGGTGCTGGGCAACCTGATTTCCAACACCGCCATCGTGGTGGCCTCGCTGTCGGTGTCGTTGCCGATCGCGGTGGCGTCGCTGGTGTTCCTGGTGGTGATCCACAAGCTGGAGTACTTCCTGAACGCACGCATCATCGGTGCGCGCATCCAGGCCGCGGCGTGGGAACTGCTGACGGTGATGCTGCTGATGGAAACGCTGTTCGGCATCCCGGGCGTGATCGCCGGACCGATCTTCTACGCCTACCTGAAGCGGGAGCTTGCCGGCGCCGGGCTGATCTGA
- a CDS encoding ethanolamine ammonia-lyase subunit EutB yields the protein MAYTHTIGTHRHVFADLRTLLARASPARSGDALAGVAAASEQERMAARLALAEVPLKQFLTEALVPYEDDEVTRLILDRHDGAAFAAIGATTVGDLRNWLLLHETDSATLARVAPGITPEMAAAVSKLMRNQDLVAVARKCQVVTRFRSTVGLPGRLSVRLQPNHPTDDPKGIAASIIDGLLYGCGDATIGVNPASDNLGAIVSLLRMIDELRSRFDIPTQSCVLTHVTNTLRAIGQGAPVDLVFQSVAGSERANAAFGISLSLLAEAHDAAQALARGTVGDNLMYFETGQGSALSANAHHGVDQQTMEARAYAVARAFSPLLVNTVVGFIGPEYLYDGKQIIRAGLEDHFCGKLMGVPMGCDVCYTNHAEADQDDMDTLLTLFGVAGINFIMGVPGADDIMLNYQSTSFHDALYLREVLGLRPAPEFEAWLQRMGIADASGRLLEPAARQPLLQMAHSL from the coding sequence ATGGCCTACACCCACACCATCGGCACCCACCGCCACGTCTTTGCCGACCTGCGCACGCTGCTGGCCCGGGCCAGCCCTGCGCGCTCCGGCGACGCGCTGGCGGGCGTTGCCGCGGCCAGCGAGCAGGAGCGGATGGCCGCGCGGCTGGCGCTGGCAGAGGTGCCGCTCAAGCAGTTCCTGACCGAGGCGCTGGTGCCGTATGAGGACGACGAGGTCACGCGCCTGATCCTGGACCGGCACGATGGCGCGGCCTTTGCCGCCATCGGCGCCACCACCGTGGGCGACCTGCGCAACTGGCTGCTGCTGCATGAGACCGACAGCGCCACGCTGGCGCGGGTGGCGCCGGGGATCACCCCGGAGATGGCCGCCGCGGTCAGCAAGCTGATGCGCAACCAGGACCTGGTGGCGGTGGCGCGCAAGTGCCAGGTGGTGACGCGATTTCGCAGCACGGTGGGGCTGCCGGGCCGGCTCTCGGTGCGGCTGCAGCCCAACCACCCGACTGACGATCCCAAGGGCATTGCCGCGTCGATCATCGACGGGCTGCTCTATGGCTGCGGCGATGCCACCATCGGCGTCAACCCGGCTTCGGACAACCTGGGCGCCATCGTCTCGCTGCTGCGCATGATCGATGAGCTGCGCAGCCGCTTCGACATCCCCACGCAATCCTGCGTGCTGACCCATGTCACCAACACGCTGCGCGCGATCGGGCAGGGCGCGCCGGTGGACCTGGTGTTCCAGTCGGTGGCCGGCAGCGAGCGCGCCAATGCGGCCTTTGGCATCAGCCTGTCGCTGCTGGCCGAGGCGCACGATGCCGCGCAGGCGCTCGCGCGCGGCACCGTTGGCGACAACCTGATGTACTTTGAGACCGGGCAGGGCAGCGCGCTGTCGGCCAATGCGCACCACGGCGTCGACCAGCAGACCATGGAGGCGCGCGCCTACGCGGTGGCGCGCGCGTTCTCGCCGCTGCTGGTCAATACGGTGGTGGGCTTTATCGGTCCCGAATACCTGTACGATGGCAAGCAGATCATCCGCGCCGGGCTGGAAGACCACTTCTGCGGCAAGTTGATGGGGGTGCCGATGGGCTGCGACGTCTGCTACACCAACCATGCCGAGGCCGACCAGGACGACATGGACACGCTGCTGACGCTGTTCGGCGTGGCCGGCATCAATTTCATCATGGGCGTGCCCGGCGCCGACGACATCATGCTGAACTACCAGAGCACCTCGTTCCACGATGCGCTGTACCTGCGCGAGGTGCTGGGGCTGCGCCCCGCGCCGGAGTTCGAGGCCTGGCTGCAGCGCATGGGCATTGCCGATGCCAGCGGCAGGCTGCTCGAGCCCGCCGCGCGCCAGCCGCTGCTGCAGATGGCCCACAGCCTGTAA
- the eutC gene encoding ethanolamine ammonia-lyase subunit EutC, with protein sequence MTARRPPPAAPANADADPWQRLRQFTRARVALGRTGHSQTTDAVLAFGLAHAQARDAVHLPLDVGAVTAALDAAGVQNLAVHSAAPDRAHYLRRPDLGRRLDDASRARLAAARPGDAPDVVFVVADGLSALATQTHALPLLDATRARLPQTWRIGPVVVAEQSRVALGDEIGELLGARQVVMLIGERPGLSSPDSLGIYLTHAPRTGRTDAERNCISNVRPEGLPYAQAADRLAFLLRGAAALGRSGVDLKDDSVPALPEG encoded by the coding sequence ATGACGGCCAGACGCCCGCCTCCCGCCGCTCCTGCCAACGCCGATGCCGACCCGTGGCAACGCCTGCGCCAGTTCACGCGCGCGCGCGTAGCGCTGGGCCGTACCGGCCACAGCCAGACCACCGATGCGGTGCTGGCCTTCGGGCTGGCCCATGCGCAGGCGCGCGATGCGGTGCACCTGCCGCTGGACGTGGGCGCGGTCACCGCGGCGCTGGATGCGGCGGGGGTACAGAACCTCGCCGTGCACAGCGCGGCGCCGGACCGCGCGCACTACCTGCGGCGCCCCGACCTGGGCCGGCGCCTGGACGATGCCAGCCGCGCGCGGCTGGCCGCGGCACGGCCGGGCGACGCGCCCGATGTGGTGTTCGTGGTTGCCGACGGCCTGTCCGCGCTGGCCACGCAGACGCACGCGCTGCCGTTGCTCGATGCCACCCGCGCGCGCTTGCCGCAGACATGGCGCATCGGCCCGGTGGTGGTGGCCGAGCAGTCGCGCGTGGCGCTGGGCGACGAGATCGGCGAGCTGCTTGGCGCGCGCCAGGTGGTGATGCTGATCGGCGAACGGCCCGGCCTGAGCTCGCCCGACAGCCTTGGCATCTACCTGACCCATGCGCCGCGCACGGGCCGCACCGATGCCGAGCGCAACTGCATCTCCAACGTGCGCCCCGAAGGCCTGCCGTATGCGCAGGCCGCCGACCGGCTCGCCTTCCTGCTGCGCGGCGCGGCGGCATTGGGCCGCTCGGGCGTGGACCTGAAGGACGACAGCGTGCCGGCGTTGCCTGAAGGCTGA
- a CDS encoding aminoacyl-tRNA deacylase: protein MALASTLASCLSSKNTQYDIIRHPYTLSSMATAEAAHVPGDRLAKTLLLEDDRGYVAAVIPSSHHLHMAAICEQTGRNLVLAHEDEIREIFKDCDLGAIPPVAMAYGMQTYVDDSLMAQPDVYFEGGDHQELVHMSGEQFSRLMSDAGHGQFSRRMM, encoded by the coding sequence ATGGCCCTGGCTAGCACGCTTGCAAGCTGCCTGAGCAGCAAGAACACCCAGTACGACATCATCCGCCACCCCTACACCCTCAGCAGCATGGCCACTGCCGAGGCCGCGCATGTTCCCGGGGACCGGCTGGCCAAGACGCTGTTGCTGGAGGATGACCGCGGCTATGTCGCCGCCGTGATTCCTTCAAGCCACCATCTGCACATGGCCGCCATCTGCGAACAGACCGGGCGCAACCTGGTACTGGCGCATGAGGACGAGATCCGCGAGATCTTCAAGGATTGCGACCTCGGCGCGATCCCGCCGGTGGCGATGGCCTACGGCATGCAGACCTATGTGGACGACAGCCTGATGGCGCAGCCCGACGTGTATTTCGAAGGCGGCGACCACCAGGAACTGGTGCACATGAGCGGCGAACAGTTCTCGCGGCTGATGTCGGACGCTGGGCACGGGCAGTTTTCGCGCCGCATGATGTAA
- a CDS encoding IS110 family RNA-guided transposase has protein sequence MNAPDTALQGQDRAVIGRLYMAFELGEKSWKLSLGDGVRGPSRYTVAAGDKDAVLRAIAKAKARCGLTSQVPVRSCYEAGRDGFWLHRWLTEQGIDNLVVDSSSIEVNRRARRAKTDRLDGDKLLSMLLRYHAGERRVWGVARVPTPEQEDERRLHRELGRLRQERTALSNRIRSLLVLHNLRVAHVGGRSWAHWWNDHGAQLPVGLRAEIERSVARLSLAVTQIRTIEAQQHATVKTGAQPAIALLARLRGIGVGSAWILVKELFGWRNFHNRREVASSLGLAPTPYSSGESQVEQGISKAGNKRARWLMIELAWSWLRYQPASQLTQWFNERFAPGGKRMRRIGIVALARRLAIGLWRYLEYGEIPVQASFKPVAT, from the coding sequence ATGAATGCGCCTGACACAGCCCTTCAAGGACAGGATAGGGCAGTTATTGGTCGACTGTATATGGCCTTCGAACTGGGCGAGAAGAGTTGGAAGCTGTCGCTTGGCGACGGCGTACGCGGGCCGAGCCGGTATACGGTGGCGGCCGGTGACAAGGACGCGGTCCTGCGAGCGATTGCCAAGGCCAAAGCACGCTGCGGACTGACATCGCAGGTGCCGGTCCGCAGCTGTTACGAGGCTGGCCGCGATGGCTTCTGGCTGCACCGCTGGCTGACCGAACAAGGCATTGATAACCTGGTGGTGGACTCGTCCAGTATCGAAGTCAACCGGCGTGCACGACGTGCCAAGACCGACCGGCTCGACGGCGACAAGCTGCTCTCGATGCTGCTGCGTTATCACGCGGGGGAGCGACGCGTGTGGGGCGTCGCGCGGGTTCCCACCCCGGAGCAAGAAGACGAGCGGCGGTTGCACCGGGAACTGGGGCGACTCAGGCAGGAACGCACCGCCCTCAGCAACCGAATTCGCTCGCTGCTGGTATTGCACAACCTGCGGGTCGCCCACGTCGGCGGCCGTTCCTGGGCGCACTGGTGGAACGATCATGGCGCGCAACTGCCTGTGGGGCTGCGCGCCGAGATCGAGCGCAGTGTCGCGCGACTGTCACTGGCGGTTACGCAGATCAGGACGATCGAAGCCCAGCAGCACGCGACCGTAAAGACCGGCGCGCAGCCGGCGATCGCCCTGCTCGCGCGGCTGCGCGGGATTGGCGTCGGCAGTGCCTGGATCCTGGTCAAGGAACTGTTTGGCTGGCGGAACTTTCACAACCGACGCGAAGTCGCCAGCTCCCTGGGCTTGGCGCCGACGCCCTACAGCAGCGGCGAAAGCCAGGTCGAGCAAGGCATCAGCAAGGCTGGCAACAAACGAGCCCGCTGGCTGATGATTGAACTGGCGTGGAGCTGGTTACGCTACCAGCCTGCAAGTCAGCTCACCCAATGGTTCAATGAGCGCTTTGCGCCAGGTGGCAAGCGCATGCGGCGCATCGGTATTGTGGCACTGGCACGGCGATTGGCTATTGGCCTGTGGCGCTATCTCGAGTACGGCGAGATTCCAGTCCAGGCCAGCTTCAAACCAGTCGCAACGTGA
- a CDS encoding LysR family transcriptional regulator, translating to MDLNALRLFVDIVDAGNLSAAARKLKMTRANVSYRLKALEEELGVQLLRRTTRHVEPTPVGAGLYEHGRNILGEVAAANALISNMGKSLQGHVRLSVPTGLGHTLLSPLLVLFKQRYPDITLDVMFDNRVHNLVSEDVDVALRIISTPPDSVVATEIGEVDWIVCASPGYLAAHPAPKTLTGLQGHAMVCASPVGQKLKASGTRLDADEGHDANETREQVVLEPTLTSENFAFLKESVLAGLGIGILPIYAIGAELDSGALVPLLCDYRISVFGSKLYMLTMPNRYQTLATRYLLNFLKTELQAVWPRLHR from the coding sequence ATGGACCTGAACGCCCTGCGCCTGTTCGTCGACATCGTCGATGCGGGCAACCTGAGCGCGGCCGCGCGCAAGCTCAAGATGACGCGCGCCAATGTGAGCTACCGGCTCAAGGCGCTCGAAGAAGAGCTGGGCGTGCAGCTGCTGCGCCGGACCACGCGCCATGTCGAGCCGACCCCGGTCGGCGCCGGCCTGTACGAGCACGGCCGCAACATCCTGGGCGAAGTAGCGGCCGCCAATGCGCTGATCAGCAATATGGGCAAGAGCCTGCAGGGCCATGTGCGGCTCTCGGTGCCCACAGGGCTGGGGCATACGCTACTGTCGCCGCTGCTGGTGCTGTTCAAGCAGCGCTATCCCGACATCACGCTTGACGTCATGTTCGACAACCGCGTGCACAACCTGGTGTCCGAGGACGTGGACGTGGCGCTGCGCATTATCTCCACCCCGCCCGATTCGGTGGTCGCCACGGAGATTGGCGAAGTCGACTGGATCGTGTGCGCGTCGCCGGGGTATCTCGCCGCGCATCCTGCGCCGAAAACACTCACCGGGCTGCAAGGACATGCGATGGTGTGCGCGTCGCCGGTGGGCCAGAAACTCAAGGCATCGGGCACGCGGCTGGATGCCGATGAAGGCCATGACGCGAACGAAACGCGCGAGCAGGTGGTGCTCGAACCGACGCTGACCTCGGAAAACTTTGCTTTCCTGAAGGAGTCGGTGCTGGCAGGCCTGGGGATCGGCATTCTCCCGATCTATGCGATCGGCGCCGAACTGGACAGCGGCGCGCTGGTGCCGCTGCTCTGTGACTACCGCATCAGCGTGTTCGGCAGCAAGCTCTATATGCTGACCATGCCCAACCGCTACCAGACGCTGGCCACGCGCTATCTGCTGAACTTCCTGAAGACCGAGCTGCAGGCAGTGTGGCCGCGCCTGCACCGCTAG
- a CDS encoding MFS family transporter has product MTDLPATLAQTAAPSREEVRKRIYAIVAASSGNLVEWFDFYVYAFCAIYFAPSFFPKSDPTAQLLNTAGVFAAGFLMRPIGGWLFGTIADRHGRKNSMLISVIMMCAGSLLIACLPTYASIGNWAPALLLLARLIQGLSVGGEYGTTATYMSEVALRGRRGFFSSFQYVTLIGGQLLAVLVVVILQQLLDEAELKAWGWRIPFVVGAVTAVVALFLRRTLHETSSAATRGSKEAGSVAALFRNHKAAFFTVLGYTAGGSLIFYTFTTYMQKYLVNTAGMSIKTASYVMTGCLFLYMCMQPVFGALSDRIGRRTNMLLFGALGALCTVPILTALGKVSSPELAFVLIAVALAIVSFYTSISGIVKAEMFPPEVRALGVGLAYAIANAIFGGSAEYVALGMKTLGHETAFYWYVTAMMVIAFFVSLRLPRQAKYLHHEH; this is encoded by the coding sequence ATGACCGATCTCCCCGCTACCCTAGCCCAGACGGCCGCCCCGAGCCGCGAGGAGGTGCGCAAGCGCATCTACGCCATCGTCGCCGCCTCGTCGGGCAACCTGGTCGAATGGTTCGACTTCTACGTCTACGCCTTCTGCGCGATCTACTTTGCGCCGTCATTCTTCCCCAAGTCCGATCCCACCGCGCAACTGCTGAACACCGCCGGCGTGTTTGCCGCCGGCTTCCTGATGCGGCCCATCGGCGGCTGGCTGTTCGGCACCATCGCCGACCGCCACGGCCGCAAGAACTCGATGCTGATCTCGGTGATCATGATGTGCGCCGGCTCGCTGCTGATCGCCTGCCTGCCCACCTATGCCAGCATCGGCAACTGGGCGCCGGCGCTGCTGCTGCTCGCGCGCCTGATCCAGGGCCTGTCGGTCGGCGGCGAATACGGCACCACCGCCACCTATATGAGCGAGGTGGCGCTGCGCGGCCGGCGCGGCTTCTTCTCGTCGTTCCAGTATGTGACGCTGATCGGCGGCCAGTTGCTGGCGGTGCTGGTGGTGGTGATCCTGCAGCAACTGCTGGACGAGGCCGAACTGAAGGCTTGGGGCTGGCGCATCCCGTTCGTGGTCGGCGCGGTCACCGCGGTGGTGGCGCTGTTCCTGCGCCGCACGCTGCACGAGACCTCGTCGGCAGCCACCCGCGGCAGCAAGGAAGCCGGCAGCGTGGCCGCGCTGTTCCGCAACCACAAGGCCGCCTTCTTCACGGTGCTCGGCTATACCGCGGGCGGCTCGCTGATCTTCTACACCTTCACCACGTATATGCAGAAGTACCTGGTCAACACCGCCGGCATGTCGATCAAGACCGCCAGCTATGTGATGACGGGATGCCTGTTCCTGTACATGTGCATGCAGCCGGTGTTCGGCGCGCTGTCCGACCGCATCGGCCGGCGCACCAACATGCTGCTGTTCGGCGCGCTGGGTGCGCTCTGCACGGTGCCGATCCTGACCGCACTGGGCAAGGTCAGCAGCCCCGAGCTTGCCTTTGTGCTGATCGCCGTGGCGCTGGCCATCGTCAGCTTCTACACCTCGATCAGCGGCATCGTGAAGGCCGAGATGTTCCCGCCCGAGGTGCGCGCGCTGGGCGTGGGCCTGGCCTATGCCATCGCCAACGCGATCTTCGGCGGCTCCGCCGAATACGTGGCGCTGGGCATGAAGACGCTCGGCCACGAGACCGCGTTCTACTGGTATGTGACGGCGATGATGGTGATTGCCTTCTTCGTCAGCCTGCGCCTGCCGCGCCAGGCCAAATACCTGCATCACGAGCATTGA
- a CDS encoding SDR family oxidoreductase: MTSTPAISRRAALVTGASRGIGRAIALRLAADGFDVAIGYAGNAARAEATVAAARESGVNAIAIQGDVAQASDVARLFDAAQQAFGRLDVVVNSAGIMQMAPVAPASLDAFDQTIATNLRGAFLVLGEAAARLGEGGRIIALSTSVIARSFPGYGPYIAAKAGVEGLVRVLASELRGRGITVNAVAPGPVATELFLDGKSEAQVAQLSKVAPLERLGTPEDIAAAVSFLAGPDGAWVNAQVVRVNGGFA; this comes from the coding sequence ATGACCTCCACCCCAGCCATCTCCCGCCGCGCCGCGCTCGTCACCGGCGCCTCCCGCGGCATCGGCCGCGCCATCGCGTTGCGGCTGGCCGCCGACGGCTTCGACGTAGCCATTGGCTACGCCGGCAACGCCGCCCGGGCCGAAGCGACGGTGGCGGCGGCGCGCGAGAGCGGCGTGAATGCCATCGCTATCCAGGGCGATGTGGCGCAGGCGTCAGACGTGGCACGGCTGTTCGATGCCGCGCAGCAGGCGTTCGGCCGGCTCGACGTGGTCGTCAACAGCGCCGGCATCATGCAGATGGCGCCGGTTGCGCCGGCCAGCCTGGACGCCTTCGACCAGACCATCGCCACCAACCTGCGCGGCGCTTTCCTGGTGCTGGGCGAAGCCGCCGCGCGGCTGGGCGAAGGCGGACGCATCATTGCGCTGTCGACTAGCGTGATCGCGCGCTCCTTCCCCGGATATGGTCCCTATATCGCCGCCAAGGCAGGCGTGGAAGGGCTGGTGCGGGTCCTGGCCAGCGAACTGCGCGGGCGCGGCATCACCGTCAATGCGGTAGCGCCGGGGCCGGTCGCGACCGAACTGTTCCTCGATGGCAAATCGGAAGCGCAGGTGGCGCAGCTGTCCAAAGTGGCGCCACTGGAGCGGCTGGGCACGCCCGAGGACATTGCCGCGGCGGTGTCGTTCCTGGCCGGGCCGGATGGGGCGTGGGTCAATGCTCAGGTGGTGCGCGTCAATGGCGGCTTTGCCTGA
- a CDS encoding ferredoxin--NADP reductase codes for MSNLNQQSILSVHHWTDTLFSFTCTRDPGFRFENGQFAMVGLEVNGRPLLRAYSIASANYEETLEFFSIKVPDGPLTSRLQHLREGDQIFVGKKPTGTLLVDNLLPGKTLWLLATGTGLAPFLSIIRDPEVYERYDKVVLTHTCRFVEELAYRELIQEHLPQHEHLGDLVREKLVYFPTVTREEFDNRGRITDLIASGELFERLGVEPFSLENDRIMLCGSPDMLKDVRGILEARGFAEGNMSHPGHFVLEKAFVG; via the coding sequence ATGAGCAACCTGAACCAGCAATCCATCCTCTCCGTCCATCACTGGACCGACACCCTTTTCAGCTTCACCTGCACGCGCGACCCTGGTTTTCGCTTTGAAAATGGCCAGTTCGCCATGGTCGGGCTGGAAGTGAACGGCCGCCCGCTGCTGCGCGCCTACAGCATCGCCAGCGCCAACTATGAGGAAACGCTGGAATTCTTCAGCATCAAGGTGCCCGATGGCCCGCTGACCTCGCGCCTGCAGCACCTGCGCGAGGGCGACCAGATCTTCGTCGGCAAGAAGCCGACCGGCACGCTGCTGGTGGACAACCTGCTGCCCGGCAAGACGCTGTGGCTGCTGGCCACCGGCACCGGCCTGGCGCCGTTCCTGTCGATCATCCGCGATCCGGAGGTCTACGAGCGCTACGACAAGGTCGTGCTGACCCACACCTGCCGCTTCGTTGAAGAGCTGGCCTATCGCGAGCTGATCCAGGAACACCTGCCGCAGCACGAGCACCTGGGCGATCTGGTGCGCGAAAAGCTGGTGTACTTCCCGACCGTGACGCGCGAAGAGTTCGACAACCGCGGCCGCATCACCGACCTGATCGCCTCGGGCGAGCTGTTCGAGCGACTGGGCGTGGAGCCGTTCTCGCTGGAGAACGACCGCATCATGCTGTGCGGCAGCCCGGACATGCTCAAGGACGTCCGCGGCATCCTGGAAGCGCGCGGATTCGCCGAAGGCAATATGAGCCATCCCGGCCATTTCGTGCTGGAAAAGGCCTTCGTCGGCTAA